In the Ostrinia nubilalis chromosome 15, ilOstNubi1.1, whole genome shotgun sequence genome, one interval contains:
- the LOC135078779 gene encoding glyceraldehyde-3-phosphate dehydrogenase 2-like, whose protein sequence is MSKIGINGFGRIGRLVLRASIEKGAQVVAINDPFIGLDYMVYLFKYDSTHGRFKGTIEVQGDNLVVNGNKIAVFSERDPKAIPWGKAGAEYVVESTGVFTTIEKASAHLEGGAKKVIISAPSADAPMYVVGVNLESYDPSAKVISNASCTTNCLAPLAKVIHDNFEIIEGLMTTVHATTATQKTVDGPSGKLWRDGRGAQQNIIPASTGAAKAVGKVIPALNGKLTGMAFRVPVANVSVVDLTVRLGKPASYEAIKQKVKEAAEGPLKGVLGYTEDQVVSSDFIGDTHSSIFDAAAGISLNDNFVKLISWYDNEYGYSSRVIDLIKYIQTKD, encoded by the coding sequence ATCGGTATCAACGGTTTTGGCCGCATTGGGCGTCTGGTGCTCCGTGCTTCCATCGAGAAGGGCGCCCAAGTCGTTGCCATCAACGACCCTTTCATCGGCTTGGACTACATGGTCTACTTATTCAAATATGACTCCACTCACGGCCGCTTCAAGGGAACCATTGAGGTTCAGGGTGACAACCTTGTCGTCAATGGTAACAAGATTGCCGTCTTCTCTGAGAGGGACCCTAAAGCCATTCCTTGGGGTAAGGCTGGTGCTGAGTACGTCGTAGAATCCACCGGCGTATTCACCACTATCGAGAAGGCTTCGGCTCACTTGGAAGGTGGTGCCAAGAAGGTCATCATCTCTGCTCCCAGTGCTGATGCCCCCATGTACGTGGTCGGCGTCAACCTCGAGTCATACGACCCCTCTGCCAAAGTCATTTCCAATGCCTCATGCACCACCAACTGCCTTGCTCCTCTGGCTAAAGTAATCCACGACAACTTCGAGATCATCGAGGGTTTGATGACAACTGTACACGCCACCACTGCCACCCAGAAGACCGTGGACGGTCCCTCCGGTAAACTGTGGCGTGACGGCCGTGGCGCCCAACAGAACATCATTCCTGCTTCCACTGGCGCAGCTAAGGCTGTTGGCAAAGTCATTCCTGCTCTCAACGGTAAACTGACCGGTATGGCCTTCCGTGTCCCTGTTGCCAACGTCTCTGTTGTTGATCTCACTGTCCGCCTCGGCAAGCCCGCTTCCTACGAAGCTATCAAGCAGAAGGTGAAGGAGGCCGCTGAAGGTCCTTTGAAGGGCGTCCTTGGATACACCGAAGACCAAGTTGTATCTTCGGACTTCATTGGTGACACTCACTCTTCCATCTTCGACGCTGCTGCTGGTATCTCTCTGAACGACAACTTCGTCAAGCTCATCAGCTGGTACGACAATGAATACGGTTATTCCAGCAGAGTCATCGATCTGATCAAGTACATCCAGACCAAGGATTAA